In the Gymnodinialimonas sp. 202GB13-11 genome, one interval contains:
- a CDS encoding helix-turn-helix domain-containing protein, which translates to MTDHAPEPSLIQLARASGEDATAAPVDLAVRVRELRKARSWTLEQAAQQAGLARSTLSKIENGQMSPTYDALKKLAVGLGISVPQLFTPKSSPQGGGRMVSTKRGEGAAHATTTYEHEILADQLVQKSMLPYRARIRARSFEEFDGWVRHEGEEFLYVLTGAVRLFTEFYQPVDMVRGDSAYYDAAMGHNVISISDDDATILWVTSMG; encoded by the coding sequence ATGACCGATCACGCCCCGGAACCCAGCCTGATCCAACTTGCTCGTGCCTCAGGTGAGGATGCGACAGCCGCGCCAGTCGATCTGGCCGTCCGCGTGCGGGAATTGCGCAAGGCGCGAAGCTGGACGTTGGAGCAGGCGGCGCAGCAGGCAGGGCTCGCGCGCTCAACGCTGTCGAAGATCGAGAATGGGCAGATGTCGCCCACCTATGACGCGCTCAAAAAGCTGGCCGTGGGCCTTGGGATTTCAGTGCCGCAGCTTTTCACGCCGAAATCCTCGCCACAGGGCGGTGGGCGGATGGTTTCCACCAAACGCGGCGAAGGCGCGGCCCATGCAACCACGACCTATGAGCATGAGATTTTGGCCGATCAGTTGGTCCAAAAGTCGATGCTGCCCTATCGCGCGCGGATCCGGGCGCGGTCGTTTGAGGAATTCGACGGTTGGGTCCGACATGAGGGGGAAGAGTTCCTCTACGTGCTGACCGGTGCCGTGCGGCTGTTTACGGAGTTCTACCAACCCGTCGACATGGTGCGTGGCGATAGCGCATACTACGACGCCGCGATGGGGCACAACGTGATCTCGATTTCAGACGATGACGCCACGATCCTTTGGGTCACGTCGATGGGTTAG
- a CDS encoding class I adenylate-forming enzyme family protein, translating to MQPPANFNIVDHVLAHAQADPDKIALAVLGPARAERWSYGRLAEAVARAAGGLQSTGLPPGSHIMLRLTNSATFPVAFLGAISAGYVPLVTSAALTAPEVTKLTQVVAPDAIIADQGIALPNGDWTVYGPDILHGALAPNGTSHADNLAYIVFTSGTSGRPKAVRHAHRAIWARQMMVEGWYGLTQSDRVLHAGALNWTYTLGTGLLDPWAIGATALVPADGTDPATLGLLAKRHDATILAGSPGLFRKLLARDLPPLPKLRHALSAGEALPPSMRTRWQAATGTDIHEALGMSECSTFLSGSPARPAPDGCIGYAQQGRSLAVLDDTGAPVPDGTTGHLAIHHSDPGLTSGISGLGGAVSLPLTGDWFVTGDLVTRRPDGAYTYHGRADDMLTAGGFRIAPAEIEAAFDGVSGLTECAALTIQPNAETNILALAYSGTASEDDLARHAEPILAKHKRPRAFLRLDALPRGGNGKLNRRALAAAVKDLT from the coding sequence ATGCAGCCACCCGCGAATTTCAACATCGTCGATCACGTTCTGGCCCATGCACAGGCGGACCCTGACAAGATCGCGCTCGCCGTTCTTGGGCCAGCCCGGGCTGAGCGCTGGTCCTATGGGCGGCTGGCCGAAGCTGTGGCGAGAGCCGCTGGCGGATTGCAGAGCACTGGCTTGCCACCAGGCAGCCACATCATGCTGCGCCTGACCAATTCTGCGACCTTTCCCGTGGCCTTTCTGGGCGCAATTTCCGCCGGTTACGTCCCACTCGTGACCTCTGCGGCTTTGACCGCGCCCGAGGTAACGAAGCTCACGCAGGTCGTCGCGCCGGACGCGATCATCGCCGACCAGGGCATCGCACTGCCGAATGGCGATTGGACGGTCTATGGCCCTGACATCCTACACGGCGCCCTTGCCCCGAACGGCACGTCCCACGCTGACAATCTGGCCTATATCGTGTTCACCTCCGGCACGTCCGGACGACCCAAAGCCGTACGCCATGCCCACCGGGCGATCTGGGCGCGCCAGATGATGGTGGAGGGCTGGTATGGCCTGACACAATCAGACCGCGTCCTGCACGCGGGCGCGCTAAACTGGACTTACACGCTCGGCACCGGGCTGCTAGACCCTTGGGCGATAGGCGCAACCGCGTTGGTCCCCGCCGACGGCACTGATCCGGCAACCCTCGGCCTTCTCGCCAAACGTCATGATGCGACGATACTGGCAGGCTCCCCCGGCCTTTTCCGCAAGCTTCTGGCCCGCGATTTGCCGCCCTTGCCCAAGCTGCGTCACGCCCTCTCAGCCGGGGAGGCCTTGCCGCCAAGCATGCGCACCCGCTGGCAGGCTGCCACAGGCACCGATATCCACGAAGCTCTCGGCATGTCGGAATGCTCTACCTTCCTATCCGGCTCCCCTGCCCGGCCCGCACCCGACGGGTGCATCGGCTACGCGCAGCAAGGGAGGTCTCTGGCCGTATTGGATGATACCGGCGCCCCGGTTCCTGATGGCACCACCGGCCATCTTGCCATACATCACAGTGATCCGGGCCTGACCTCTGGCATCTCCGGCCTTGGCGGTGCCGTTAGCTTGCCATTAACCGGCGACTGGTTCGTGACCGGAGATCTCGTCACGCGCCGCCCCGACGGCGCCTACACCTACCATGGCCGCGCCGATGACATGCTGACCGCTGGCGGATTTCGTATCGCCCCGGCCGAGATCGAAGCCGCTTTTGACGGCGTCTCCGGCCTCACCGAATGCGCCGCGCTGACCATCCAACCGAACGCGGAAACCAATATCCTCGCCCTTGCCTATTCCGGCACAGCCAGCGAAGATGATCTGGCACGCCACGCCGAACCCATTCTCGCCAAGCACAAACGCCCCCGCGCCTTTCTGCGCCTCGACGCCTTGCCGCGTGGCGGGAACGGCAAACTGAACCGCCGCGCGCTTGCGGCGGCTGTGAAGGACCTGACATGA
- a CDS encoding DsbA family oxidoreductase → MIKLDILSDPICPWCYIGWSNLARAMEAKPDHPFTIEWHPFQLNPDMPPEGMDRRAYLEGKFGGKENAVRAYAPVSEKAEEAGLKLNLEGITRTPNTLNAHRLIHWAGIEGRQTPAVLALFRAYFVDGRDIGDVTNLTDIGESIGLDRAMLTKLYDGDSDTQNIRDRDAHARERGVQAVPTFIVASQHAVPGAQPPQQWEAIIDDLNEQLAKLQEAEG, encoded by the coding sequence ATGATCAAGCTCGATATCCTTTCCGACCCGATCTGCCCCTGGTGCTATATCGGCTGGAGCAACCTCGCCCGCGCGATGGAGGCCAAGCCGGATCACCCCTTCACCATCGAATGGCACCCCTTCCAGCTAAACCCCGACATGCCGCCAGAGGGCATGGACCGCCGCGCCTATCTGGAAGGCAAGTTCGGCGGCAAAGAGAATGCCGTGCGCGCCTATGCTCCCGTGTCCGAAAAGGCCGAGGAAGCGGGACTGAAACTGAACCTCGAAGGCATCACGCGCACTCCGAATACACTGAACGCCCATCGGCTGATCCACTGGGCAGGCATCGAAGGCCGCCAGACGCCCGCGGTTCTGGCGCTGTTCCGCGCATATTTTGTCGATGGCCGCGATATTGGTGACGTGACAAACCTGACCGACATTGGCGAAAGCATCGGGCTCGACCGCGCCATGCTGACCAAACTCTATGACGGCGACTCAGACACCCAGAACATCCGCGACCGCGACGCCCATGCCCGCGAACGCGGCGTTCAGGCCGTGCCGACCTTCATTGTGGCATCCCAACACGCTGTTCCCGGCGCACAGCCACCGCAGCAGTGGGAAGCGATTATCGACGACTTGAACGAGCAACTTGCGAAGCTGCAAGAGGCTGAGGGGTGA
- a CDS encoding isoprenylcysteine carboxylmethyltransferase family protein, translating to MIFGLILGLGACAAWGLLLWWSERDAMTGPWPPEQGNWGTAAWAWGLTILIYVGLFQTWEVPTGPWAWLIWTIGLGIGFAGSALQTWGTANLGFKGTSGWDVGVETRGAYARSRHPQYVGQAAGFLGFAIILGHWPGWIISLTAMATLYAAAIVEEAALAARHADHAAYRARMPFLLGRST from the coding sequence GTGATCTTCGGCCTTATCCTCGGCCTTGGGGCCTGCGCCGCTTGGGGGCTGCTGCTTTGGTGGTCCGAGCGGGACGCCATGACCGGCCCTTGGCCACCCGAGCAGGGCAATTGGGGCACCGCCGCCTGGGCCTGGGGGCTGACGATCCTGATCTATGTCGGCCTCTTTCAGACATGGGAGGTTCCCACTGGTCCGTGGGCCTGGCTGATCTGGACCATCGGGCTGGGGATTGGCTTTGCTGGCAGTGCGCTCCAGACATGGGGCACGGCCAATCTGGGCTTCAAAGGGACCAGCGGGTGGGACGTGGGTGTTGAGACGCGAGGTGCCTATGCACGGTCGCGCCACCCGCAATATGTAGGCCAAGCGGCGGGCTTTCTGGGCTTTGCCATCATTTTGGGTCACTGGCCCGGCTGGATCATCTCACTGACGGCCATGGCCACGCTCTACGCCGCTGCCATCGTAGAAGAGGCCGCGCTTGCCGCACGCCATGCGGACCACGCCGCCTACCGCGCCCGCATGCCGTTCCTGTTGGGGCGCAGCACATGA
- a CDS encoding multidrug effflux MFS transporter: protein MSSTAEAPRPIPRLSTTEFIALMGMMFATIAFSIDAMLPALPDIAAQLSPDEPNYAQLVITSFVMGMGVGTLVTGPLSDAFGRKTIIISFAALYMVGAALAWAASSMELLIAARIIQGLGAAGPRVASMALIRDLYTGREMARIISFAMLVFTVFPAVAPLIGHGIIELFGWRAIFVSFLLFSLVSVGWLTIRQAETHPPANRRKLNAAELWAGTREALSLRQMQLSILVQSMIYGLLFGTITSIQPIFDRTYGWGEYFHWFFFAIAVLSAPAAPLNGRLVVRLGMRPLIRRALWAQTGFSSLFVLLLHSSAAGGAEVWFYFAWSVTVFALMGFTIGNLNALALEPLGHIAGLAASLMGALATVAGAVLGTGIGQLYNGTAMPLAASVLALSLMGAVVMRYMPREGRD from the coding sequence ATGAGCAGCACCGCCGAGGCCCCGCGCCCGATCCCTCGCCTGTCCACAACCGAATTCATCGCCCTGATGGGCATGATGTTTGCCACCATCGCCTTTTCAATCGACGCGATGCTGCCCGCACTGCCCGACATCGCGGCGCAGCTTTCACCAGACGAGCCCAACTATGCACAACTTGTCATAACTAGCTTCGTGATGGGCATGGGCGTGGGCACGCTTGTGACAGGCCCGCTCTCGGACGCGTTCGGGCGCAAGACGATTATCATTTCATTCGCAGCCCTTTACATGGTCGGCGCGGCGCTTGCTTGGGCAGCTTCCAGCATGGAATTGCTGATTGCCGCCCGCATCATCCAGGGCTTAGGTGCGGCGGGCCCGCGCGTGGCCTCCATGGCGTTGATCCGTGACCTTTACACGGGTCGGGAGATGGCCCGGATCATCTCATTCGCGATGCTGGTCTTCACCGTCTTTCCCGCCGTCGCGCCTTTGATCGGCCATGGCATTATCGAGCTGTTCGGCTGGCGGGCGATCTTCGTCAGCTTTCTGCTGTTCTCACTGGTCTCCGTGGGTTGGCTGACGATCCGCCAGGCCGAAACCCACCCGCCTGCAAACCGCCGCAAGCTGAACGCGGCTGAGCTGTGGGCCGGCACGCGTGAGGCGCTTTCACTGCGCCAGATGCAGCTGTCGATCCTTGTACAATCCATGATCTATGGCCTGCTGTTTGGCACGATCACCTCAATCCAACCGATCTTCGACCGTACCTACGGATGGGGCGAATATTTCCATTGGTTCTTCTTTGCCATAGCCGTGCTTTCAGCCCCGGCAGCCCCTCTGAACGGACGGCTCGTGGTGCGCCTCGGAATGCGCCCTTTGATCCGCCGCGCACTCTGGGCCCAGACCGGCTTCTCAAGCCTGTTCGTCCTGCTGCTGCACAGCAGCGCCGCAGGAGGGGCGGAGGTTTGGTTCTACTTCGCCTGGTCCGTCACGGTTTTCGCGCTGATGGGCTTCACCATCGGCAACCTCAATGCGCTGGCACTGGAACCACTCGGTCACATCGCAGGGCTGGCAGCCTCGCTTATGGGAGCATTGGCTACAGTAGCAGGCGCAGTCCTCGGCACAGGGATCGGCCAACTCTACAACGGCACGGCCATGCCCCTTGCCGCGTCAGTTCTGGCGCTGTCACTGATGGGCGCCGTCGTCATGCGCTATATGCCCCGTGAAGGACGCGACTGA
- a CDS encoding DUF2306 domain-containing protein yields MSDTPNSRREMPRWGWYAFLFFSALSAASAFKFVPPGLIHGVFAHWGEGFHVTWMSFVVEGIERGADHVAHHIENVGSILAVHMIAGGLAVILTPLQVSRMWRRGDRRKHVYLGWALVPIVVIASLTTPPISFNMSYPLWSEAGFALGSVAWFGALVMGIWHIRRKNYEMHKRWMVMMAALSFGAVSFRLQLPVLRLFWDMDVVFPYLGWTCWVPNVLVVAIWWWRTAKRAPMPQPAE; encoded by the coding sequence ATGTCAGACACGCCTAATTCCCGCCGAGAGATGCCCCGTTGGGGTTGGTACGCATTCCTGTTTTTCTCGGCTCTGTCTGCAGCTTCGGCGTTCAAATTCGTGCCACCTGGCCTGATCCATGGGGTCTTTGCCCATTGGGGGGAAGGGTTTCATGTCACGTGGATGAGTTTCGTGGTCGAGGGGATCGAACGCGGCGCGGACCATGTGGCCCATCATATCGAGAATGTTGGCTCGATCCTGGCCGTGCATATGATTGCCGGTGGGTTGGCCGTGATCCTGACACCGCTTCAGGTTAGCCGCATGTGGCGGCGGGGCGATCGGCGGAAACATGTCTATCTGGGGTGGGCGCTGGTCCCCATTGTGGTGATCGCGTCGCTGACGACCCCGCCGATCAGTTTCAACATGTCCTATCCACTCTGGTCCGAGGCGGGCTTCGCCCTGGGCTCCGTCGCGTGGTTCGGCGCGCTGGTTATGGGCATCTGGCACATCCGCCGAAAGAATTACGAGATGCACAAACGCTGGATGGTAATGATGGCAGCGCTGAGCTTTGGGGCTGTGTCGTTCCGCTTGCAGCTGCCGGTCCTACGGCTGTTCTGGGATATGGACGTGGTTTTCCCTTACCTTGGCTGGACCTGCTGGGTTCCAAACGTGCTTGTCGTGGCGATCTGGTGGTGGCGCACCGCAAAGCGCGCGCCCATGCCCCAGCCCGCCGAATAG
- the mfd gene encoding transcription-repair coupling factor — protein sequence MADPNHILCGGAPEGFDATLVLREVASGPVVHVARDDKRLRAMAEALRFFDPTVPVLEFPGWDCLPYDRVSPQAEVSAQRMATLATLAGGLKGPFILLTTLNAATQYVPPRDLLASSAFVAQVDGRIDEEALRGFLVRMGYVQTPTVTEPGDYAVRGGIIDVWPPGEDQPVRLDLFGDVLDGARRFDPVTQRTSEKLERVELAPVSEVILDDAAIARFRQNYRVEFGAGGSEDPLYEAVTAGRKAQGMEHWLPFFHERLETLFDYLPEATVTLDDQSTPQRVARWESITDQYDTRKTALTQKGRLDTVYKPAPPELLYLADAAWEKAVAGHKVLQFSVHSAASGPGVIDAGGRIGRSFAPERQQENLSLFRALSDHVRAKREDGAVLIASWSEGARERLEGLLEDEGLGDIRRVADAREIGGAGSLNLTVWPLEEGFTGNSLTVISEQDVLGDRLIRPKRKVKRAENYLTEAQSLSPGDLVVHVDHGVGRYTGLQTVTAAGAPHECVALEYAGGDRLFLPVENIELLSRYGHDEGLLDKLGGGAWQAKKAKLKERIRQIADKLIRIAAERELRSAPVYEPPGDMWEAFNARFPYEETDDQLTAIADVLDDLTLGRPMDRLVVGDVGFGKTEVAMRAAFVAAASGMQVAVIAPTTLLARQHAKTFADRFRGFPVTVRQLSRFVGTKEAADTRKGLADGSVDIVIGTHAVLAKQVKIKNLGLLIIDEEQRFGVTHKERLKEMRSDVHVLTLSATPIPRTLQMSLSGVRDLSLIGTPPVDRLAIRTYVSEFDAVTIREALLREHYRGGQSFYVVPRIQDLPEIEEFLRDHVPEVTFITAHGQMAAGELDDRMVAFYDGKYDVLLATTIVESGIDIPTANTMVIHRADMFGLAQLYQIRGRVGRSKTRAYAYLTTKPRGKLTPTAEKRLRVLGSLDSLGAGFTIASQDLDIRGAGNIVGEEQSGHVKEVGFELYQSMLEEAIAKIRSGEAEGIVADDGQWSPQINLGVPVLIPEAYVPDLDVRLGLYRRLSQLETKVDLEGFAAELIDRFGTLPKEVNTLLLVVRIKAMCKRAHIAKLDAGPKGATIQFHNDKFPSPAGLVEFVQDQKGLAKVKDNKIVVRRDWKKDSDKIKGAFAIARDLAMHAEGKAPAKASH from the coding sequence ATGGCTGATCCCAATCATATCCTGTGCGGTGGTGCCCCTGAGGGGTTCGATGCCACTTTGGTCCTGCGCGAAGTCGCGTCAGGGCCGGTTGTGCATGTCGCGCGCGACGACAAGCGCCTGCGCGCGATGGCAGAGGCGTTGCGCTTCTTTGATCCCACGGTGCCAGTGTTGGAATTCCCCGGTTGGGATTGCCTGCCTTATGACCGCGTCAGTCCGCAGGCGGAAGTCTCGGCGCAACGGATGGCGACACTCGCCACGTTGGCTGGTGGGCTGAAGGGCCCCTTTATCTTGCTGACAACGCTGAACGCGGCCACGCAATATGTACCGCCGCGAGACCTGCTGGCCTCCTCCGCATTCGTGGCGCAGGTGGACGGTCGCATCGACGAAGAGGCGTTGCGCGGCTTCCTTGTGCGCATGGGGTACGTGCAGACCCCGACGGTGACGGAGCCGGGCGACTATGCCGTGCGCGGCGGGATCATTGACGTGTGGCCGCCCGGTGAGGACCAGCCTGTGCGTCTCGACCTGTTCGGCGATGTGCTGGATGGGGCCCGACGGTTCGATCCGGTCACACAGCGCACGTCAGAAAAACTTGAGCGTGTGGAATTGGCGCCGGTCTCCGAGGTGATCCTTGATGACGCTGCGATTGCGCGGTTCCGACAGAACTACCGGGTGGAGTTTGGGGCAGGAGGGTCGGAAGACCCGCTTTATGAAGCGGTCACCGCAGGGCGCAAAGCGCAGGGGATGGAGCATTGGCTGCCTTTCTTCCATGAGCGGTTGGAGACGCTGTTCGACTATCTGCCCGAAGCGACCGTCACACTGGACGACCAGAGCACGCCACAGCGTGTCGCGCGGTGGGAAAGCATCACGGACCAGTATGACACCCGCAAGACTGCCCTGACGCAGAAAGGGCGACTTGATACCGTGTATAAGCCTGCGCCGCCGGAACTGCTCTATTTGGCCGATGCGGCTTGGGAAAAGGCGGTGGCAGGCCACAAAGTTCTGCAATTCTCGGTCCACTCGGCTGCAAGCGGTCCGGGTGTGATTGACGCAGGCGGGCGGATCGGGCGCAGTTTTGCGCCGGAGCGACAACAAGAGAATCTGAGCCTTTTCCGAGCCTTGTCGGATCATGTTCGTGCAAAGCGTGAAGATGGGGCCGTGCTTATTGCGAGCTGGTCCGAAGGTGCACGCGAGCGGCTTGAAGGCTTGCTGGAAGATGAGGGGCTTGGCGACATCCGGCGTGTGGCGGATGCGCGGGAGATCGGCGGTGCAGGCAGCCTGAACCTGACGGTTTGGCCGCTGGAGGAAGGCTTTACCGGCAATAGCCTGACCGTAATTTCGGAACAGGATGTTCTGGGCGACCGCTTGATCCGACCCAAGCGCAAGGTGAAGCGGGCCGAGAATTACCTGACCGAGGCACAAAGTCTGAGCCCCGGAGATCTGGTGGTCCATGTGGATCATGGGGTGGGCCGCTACACCGGCCTCCAGACCGTGACAGCCGCCGGTGCGCCGCATGAATGTGTTGCGTTGGAATATGCCGGGGGCGACCGCCTGTTCCTGCCGGTCGAGAACATCGAACTGCTCAGCCGCTACGGCCATGATGAAGGTCTGCTTGATAAGCTGGGTGGCGGGGCATGGCAGGCGAAGAAGGCGAAGCTTAAGGAACGCATTCGCCAGATTGCCGATAAGCTGATCCGGATCGCCGCCGAACGCGAGCTGCGCAGCGCGCCCGTTTACGAGCCACCCGGCGACATGTGGGAGGCGTTCAATGCCCGCTTTCCCTATGAGGAGACGGACGATCAGCTTACGGCTATTGCCGATGTGTTGGACGATCTGACCCTTGGGCGCCCGATGGACCGGCTGGTCGTTGGCGATGTGGGCTTTGGCAAGACCGAGGTGGCGATGCGGGCCGCGTTCGTTGCGGCGGCGTCGGGGATGCAGGTCGCCGTGATTGCACCGACGACTCTGCTGGCCCGCCAGCACGCGAAAACCTTCGCGGACCGTTTCCGGGGCTTCCCGGTCACGGTGCGGCAGCTTTCGCGCTTTGTCGGCACGAAGGAGGCGGCGGATACGCGAAAGGGTCTCGCCGATGGCTCCGTCGATATCGTGATCGGCACACATGCCGTGCTGGCCAAGCAAGTAAAGATCAAGAACCTCGGCCTGCTGATCATCGACGAGGAACAGCGCTTCGGCGTGACGCATAAGGAACGCCTGAAAGAGATGCGTTCTGACGTGCATGTCCTGACGCTGTCAGCAACGCCAATTCCGCGCACGTTGCAGATGTCATTGTCTGGCGTGCGGGACCTCAGCCTGATCGGTACGCCTCCGGTGGATCGTCTGGCGATCCGCACTTATGTCAGCGAGTTCGATGCGGTCACCATCCGCGAAGCCCTGCTACGCGAGCATTATCGGGGCGGGCAATCCTTCTACGTGGTGCCGCGGATACAGGACTTGCCCGAGATCGAGGAATTCCTGCGTGACCATGTGCCGGAAGTGACGTTCATCACCGCCCACGGACAGATGGCGGCAGGCGAATTGGACGACCGGATGGTGGCCTTCTACGACGGAAAATACGATGTGTTACTGGCCACCACGATTGTGGAATCGGGCATCGATATTCCAACGGCGAACACGATGGTCATTCACCGCGCGGACATGTTCGGCCTGGCGCAGCTATACCAGATCCGGGGCCGGGTGGGCCGTTCAAAAACAAGGGCTTATGCCTATCTGACGACCAAACCACGGGGCAAGCTGACGCCCACGGCGGAGAAACGGTTGCGGGTGTTGGGCAGCCTCGACAGCCTTGGGGCGGGCTTTACGATTGCGAGCCAAGACCTCGACATTCGGGGCGCTGGCAACATCGTGGGCGAAGAGCAATCGGGCCATGTGAAGGAAGTTGGCTTTGAGCTTTACCAATCCATGTTGGAGGAGGCGATTGCCAAGATCCGCTCAGGCGAGGCGGAGGGGATCGTTGCCGATGATGGCCAATGGTCACCGCAGATCAACCTCGGCGTACCGGTTTTGATCCCCGAGGCATATGTGCCCGATCTCGATGTGCGCTTGGGGTTGTATCGGCGGCTTTCGCAGCTTGAAACGAAGGTCGACCTGGAAGGCTTTGCCGCCGAATTGATCGACCGCTTCGGAACGCTGCCGAAAGAAGTGAATACGCTTCTGCTGGTCGTGCGCATCAAGGCGATGTGCAAACGCGCCCATATCGCCAAGCTGGACGCCGGGCCGAAGGGGGCGACGATCCAGTTCCACAACGACAAGTTTCCAAGCCCCGCCGGATTGGTGGAGTTTGTGCAGGACCAGAAGGGTCTGGCGAAGGTCAAAGACAACAAGATCGTCGTGCGCCGCGATTGGAAGAAAGACAGCGACAAGATCAAAGGTGCCTTTGCGATTGCCCGCGATCTGGCGATGCATGCCGAGGGCAAGGCTCCTGCAAAGGCGTCGCATTGA
- a CDS encoding component of SufBCD complex: MDFLDLVTQVINLRSFSNMWYWIVLAILWSSLSHWTIGVPFHLVSRAKRGDERAEADMMVLARMNAERMLQYAETSGVAAVAFATFLLTGLAITGWAYGVEFSQAIFLLLCPSMLVVALGVWTSRRLHDTGYAKVPAMLRQHRLIVQMMGVVFIFITAFWGMYQNVNVGPFG, encoded by the coding sequence TTGGATTTCCTCGATCTCGTCACTCAAGTGATCAACCTCAGGTCGTTTTCGAACATGTGGTACTGGATCGTTCTGGCGATCCTGTGGTCCTCGCTGAGCCATTGGACCATCGGCGTGCCGTTCCACCTGGTCAGCCGCGCCAAGCGTGGCGATGAACGTGCCGAGGCCGACATGATGGTTTTGGCGCGCATGAACGCCGAGCGGATGCTGCAGTACGCAGAGACATCAGGCGTGGCTGCGGTGGCCTTTGCGACCTTTTTGCTAACTGGTCTCGCGATCACCGGTTGGGCCTATGGCGTGGAATTCAGTCAAGCGATTTTCCTGTTGCTGTGCCCGTCGATGCTGGTTGTTGCTCTTGGCGTGTGGACGTCGCGGCGCTTGCACGACACGGGATATGCCAAAGTGCCCGCAATGCTGCGCCAACACCGGCTGATTGTGCAGATGATGGGCGTCGTGTTCATCTTCATCACGGCGTTCTGGGGCATGTATCAGAATGTGAATGTTGGCCCGTTCGGCTGA
- the hemB gene encoding porphobilinogen synthase, with the protein MSVNQAPFPLARFRRTRAAAPIRNLVRESSLSVNDLIWPVFVCAGTNERQKVASMPGVERLSVDLLVDAAREAASLGIPAICIFPYTDPSLKTELCEEAWNPDNLSNRAIRAIREAGVDIAIMTDIALDPYNANGHDGIVRDGIIVNDETVEALVKMGLAQAEAGADILGPSDMMDGRIGAIRTALEENGHSNVTLMSYAAKFASAYYGPFRDAVGASGALKGDKKTYQIDPLNGREALRCVERDLREGADMVMVKPGLPYLDMCRQVKDRFGAPTFAYQVSGEYAMVEAAAANGWIDGEKVMLESLMAFRRAGCDGVLTYFAPRVARILNG; encoded by the coding sequence ATGAGTGTGAACCAAGCCCCCTTCCCGCTGGCCCGCTTCCGGCGCACCCGCGCCGCCGCACCGATCCGCAACCTCGTGCGCGAAAGCAGCCTCAGCGTGAATGACCTCATCTGGCCCGTCTTCGTCTGCGCGGGCACAAATGAGCGCCAAAAGGTCGCCTCAATGCCCGGTGTCGAACGCCTTTCGGTCGACTTGCTGGTCGACGCCGCGCGAGAAGCTGCCTCACTTGGCATCCCTGCAATTTGCATTTTTCCCTACACAGACCCATCCCTGAAAACCGAGCTCTGTGAAGAGGCCTGGAACCCAGACAACCTCTCCAACCGCGCGATCCGCGCGATCCGGGAAGCAGGCGTCGATATTGCGATCATGACCGACATCGCGCTCGACCCTTACAACGCCAACGGCCATGACGGCATCGTGCGCGACGGCATCATCGTGAACGACGAAACGGTCGAGGCGCTCGTGAAGATGGGGCTGGCGCAGGCGGAGGCCGGTGCAGATATCCTAGGACCGTCCGACATGATGGACGGGCGCATCGGCGCTATCCGTACAGCGCTTGAGGAGAACGGCCATAGCAATGTGACCCTCATGTCTTACGCCGCCAAATTCGCATCCGCCTATTACGGCCCGTTCCGGGATGCCGTCGGTGCGTCCGGTGCGCTGAAAGGCGATAAGAAAACCTACCAGATTGACCCTTTGAACGGACGCGAGGCGCTGCGCTGTGTGGAGCGTGACCTTCGCGAAGGTGCGGACATGGTCATGGTCAAGCCTGGCCTGCCCTACCTCGACATGTGCCGGCAGGTGAAAGACCGCTTTGGCGCACCGACCTTCGCCTATCAGGTCAGCGGCGAATACGCGATGGTTGAGGCTGCGGCCGCCAATGGCTGGATCGATGGCGAGAAGGTCATGCTGGAAAGCCTCATGGCCTTCCGCCGTGCAGGATGCGACGGGGTGCTGACCTATTTCGCGCCGCGTGTGGCGCGCATCCTCAACGGTTAG